The Fusarium musae strain F31 chromosome 10, whole genome shotgun sequence DNA window TACGTAGTAGTCTATCGATGGGTATGTCCAATGGTCTATGTCATCAAATCCGTACAAATAcacttttagtaaaagtcCTCTCGCTCAGTCGAGTGATTCCTTTATTGTTGCTTGCCCTCAGCAGTGTTGAGATTCTCCAACTGATCCAAGCACCTCTTTCGAATACCGAAGAATGCTGTTACATGTCCAACAATCCACCAAGCAAAGAGAATAGGAAGCCCAATATGAAGAGAGTTGCCGCATCCAGACCAGACCTGGATGAGAATAATCCATAATGAATGAGCGGGGAAAAGGTAACCAATGCGGTAGAATCCAGCTGTGAGCTCAAAGGGGAACACGACAGAGCCGACATTCATCATGAACCAAgtcaggaggaagaagggcgTGAGGGCCATGGGGATATAGCTTCCAATCAGAGTTTCTAGTACTTGGAAGTTGACATCCATGAATAGCCAAAAGGTCAACCAGGATAGAGCAAACTGTCCGCCCGACACACCCCAGTCTTCGCGGAAGGCCCAAATATAGCCTGTGACGATCAAGGCATAGAGAGCAGAGAATATCATGCCGTTGATGAAACGCATAATGAAGAGATCGCGGATGCGCATGTTCTTGTGAAGGCCGAACTTGTCGTAGATACCGTTCATGGCGAGGACGTAGAAGAACTGGCCAAGGATAGCCATGACaatgttgatggtgttgtaaAGGTTTCGACTTCCTTGGTTGGTgggcatgatgatgtcggCGGTACCTTGGATTGGGTTGAGATATGCTTGGACGGCAGCTGGGTCACTGCTGTTGACACTTCGTAGAGCGGATCGACCCTGTTGGGACTGATAGTAGCTACCTCGAGCGGCGCTGATGACCTTTTGCATGTTGGGAACCAAGTATCCAGAAGCGACAGTAGGATATCGGGCGCTGTTGTAGATGTAGGTGATGCTATCAGCAGGGTTGTAGGTCTCGGCAGCAGAGCCACCTTCAtaagcagcagcaagcttATCAGAAGAGCCCTTGTTGATGTAGATAGCACCCCAATAATCAGCGTGACAGACGCCATGCTTGACATCATTTGTCTCGGGGTAGTCATCGGCGGATCGAAACTCAAGTGTAGGGAACGTCTTGTCCTGGAAGTTCTTGTATGCGCTGGCGACAGACTCCccaacagcaccaccatCATAGTCGACAACTAGGATCTTCAGGGCTGATACTCGATTACCGACCTCGAATGTGGAACCGAAGACGTATGAAAGGTCGgcgaggaagacgacgagaaTGGCGACCATGACTCCTGTGAGGATCTTGGTGACAAGACCCCTTCGGCCGTGCCATGTTGTTGAGTTGATGCCATGTCGTTGTGTGTCCTCCATGACGGCCGGCTCGTCGTGTAACGTGGGAGCAGGGGAGGATGATTGTTGTTCTAGATCGACTGCCATGTTGAAGACTGAACTGAACGAAAGGGGTAGGTTTAGGTGATGGAGGGGCTGAAGAGACCACGATTAATGGAGACCGGTGGTTGTTTTTTTCTTATCTGTCTAAATAATTAATGGATACTAAATTAAAACAATCGTACGACTCCTGCATATCTAAATAGCCAGATCCATCTGATCGATAGTGCCATGATATTACTATGGCCGCATATTCTGGACTCTTGAGTTCCTCCGTCGTAGGTCGGAAATCCAGACAAGTCCGAGGAGCGAGGCCTGAGTCAATGATCAATCACACGCCAAACCCCATAGGGGCCTCGCGTAAGGGTCAGGGTGATCATCAGCCGCTAAAAAGTGGTAAAAGCCGGCGGCATCTCGCGTCGCGACGTGGCCGACTCGCCGACTTTGGCGCTAAGATAACTGTGATTACAAAAGATGCCCACTTCCTCCTAAAAATGTGACTGGAAGGGTTCGCTCTTTCGTGGATTTTCGCATAATCCAGATAAGCCGGTCGGCGTTGCGCACTTTTTTTCACCGACCGAGAGATTGATGcatccatcaatcaa harbors:
- a CDS encoding hypothetical protein (EggNog:ENOG41), whose protein sequence is MAVDLEQQSSSPAPTLHDEPAVMEDTQRHGINSTTWHGRRGLVTKILTGVMVAILVVFLADLSYVFGSTFEVGNRVSALKILVVDYDGGAVGESVASAYKNFQDKTFPTLEFRSADDYPETNDVKHGVCHADYWGAIYINKGSSDKLAAAYEGGSAAETYNPADSITYIYNSARYPTVASGYLVPNMQKVISAARGSYYQSQQGRSALRSVNSSDPAAVQAYLNPIQGTADIIMPTNQGSRNLYNTINIVMAILGQFFYVLAMNGIYDKFGLHKNMRIRDLFIMRFINGMIFSALYALIVTGYIWAFREDWGVSGGQFALSWLTFWLFMDVNFQVLETLIGSYIPMALTPFFLLTWFMMNVGSVVFPFELTAGFYRIGYLFPAHSLWIILIQVWSGCGNSLHIGLPILFAWWIVGHVTAFFGIRKRCLDQLENLNTAEGKQQ